The following are from one region of the Pseudodesulfovibrio piezophilus C1TLV30 genome:
- a CDS encoding sensor histidine kinase, with translation MSISRLYLKLFLAFVAVLIAADAIVFSIVLSNEMPPPMIRNLVEKAELGAMLIQREMEGKETSPQSIKRTLTPLLKLLGKGFNAHIWLTDDAKNLIVSNFEGTPPEVDGELSPVTLEGTSVKLFAIHTNSYRRIYIEMPMVLRNQPPLTTHVLMGKRQRKEEVWFFKGLLLLTALSALFIIPVSRRITRPILQLSEAADRLGKGDFSQRVPEKGKDEVAVLARKFNRMANHLEEMVKSGKELTAHVSHELRSPLARMRISLQLIMERDTTSAKDTLDRQVAKIENEIENMDAIIGHLLAFSKLDLREPPPRTDSIDVAQCFQHKIDQFDTMIEQKALTVTTSLEGIPGYVCNAHAISVVLENLLGNAIKYTAPNGTMSARVALHDGNIEINLSNSHAPLSKKDLVDMFTPFQRLDKGREAGTGLGLAATKKIVEKHGGTIQATYESGCVCMNITLPYSY, from the coding sequence ATGAGCATCAGCCGCCTCTACCTCAAACTCTTCCTGGCTTTTGTCGCTGTTCTCATAGCGGCGGATGCCATTGTCTTCAGCATTGTCCTTTCCAATGAAATGCCACCACCAATGATTCGGAATCTGGTGGAAAAAGCAGAACTGGGGGCCATGCTCATCCAGAGGGAGATGGAAGGGAAGGAAACCTCTCCCCAATCCATTAAGCGAACACTCACTCCTCTTCTAAAATTGCTGGGTAAAGGGTTCAATGCCCACATCTGGCTGACGGATGACGCAAAAAACCTGATAGTCAGCAACTTCGAAGGAACCCCTCCTGAAGTGGATGGAGAGTTATCACCTGTCACGCTGGAAGGGACATCGGTCAAACTCTTTGCGATACACACCAACTCATATCGCAGAATATACATCGAAATGCCCATGGTTTTGCGCAATCAGCCGCCGCTGACCACCCATGTTCTCATGGGCAAGCGACAACGCAAGGAAGAAGTATGGTTTTTCAAGGGGTTACTTCTTCTCACCGCACTCAGTGCCCTGTTCATCATTCCCGTCTCAAGACGAATAACCCGTCCCATCCTGCAATTGAGTGAAGCGGCGGACCGTCTTGGAAAAGGAGATTTTTCCCAACGAGTGCCGGAAAAAGGCAAGGATGAAGTCGCGGTTCTCGCCCGCAAGTTCAACCGTATGGCCAATCATTTGGAAGAAATGGTGAAAAGCGGCAAGGAACTGACAGCACATGTTTCGCATGAGTTGCGATCCCCCCTCGCCAGGATGCGCATCTCCCTGCAGTTGATCATGGAAAGGGATACAACCAGTGCCAAGGATACCCTTGATCGACAAGTTGCAAAGATAGAAAATGAAATCGAGAACATGGATGCCATTATCGGTCATTTGCTCGCCTTTTCAAAGCTTGATCTCCGAGAACCGCCACCACGAACTGATTCCATAGATGTCGCACAGTGCTTCCAGCACAAGATCGATCAATTCGATACCATGATTGAACAGAAAGCCCTGACCGTGACCACCAGCCTTGAGGGTATTCCGGGATACGTGTGCAACGCCCACGCAATCAGTGTTGTTCTGGAAAATCTGCTTGGCAATGCCATCAAATACACTGCCCCGAACGGCACCATGTCAGCGCGAGTCGCTTTGCATGATGGGAATATCGAAATAAACCTGAGTAATTCCCATGCCCCACTGTCGAAAAAAGATCTGGTTGACATGTTCACCCCCTTTCAACGACTGGACAAAGGCAGGGAAGCAGGCACAGGGCTAGGATTGGCTGCAACAAAAAAAATAGTTGAGAAGCATGGCGGAACCATTCAGGCAACCTATGAATCCGGATGTGTGTGCATGAATATCACTCTGCCGTATTCTTACTAA
- a CDS encoding response regulator, which translates to MDNNGAILIIDDDDELRELITEYLTGYGFKVLTLPSGEKVVETVTAEKPCLVILDIMMPGKDGLQVLGELRTVSSVPVIMLTAKGEDTDRIVGLELGADDYMPKPFNPRELLARIKAILRRYEIIASENGTRHSTRLIECGGLSLNTARQVVTVEEDELELSATEYRLLKVFMNNPDTAMTRDELMNLVWDKDFSAFDRSIDVHVHKLRSLLKPYEAHASRIKTVWGTGYMFLGAS; encoded by the coding sequence ATGGATAACAATGGCGCGATTCTCATAATTGATGACGATGATGAACTCCGGGAACTCATCACCGAGTACTTGACGGGCTACGGGTTCAAAGTGCTCACACTCCCCTCGGGAGAAAAGGTGGTGGAAACCGTCACAGCAGAAAAGCCATGTCTGGTCATTCTCGACATCATGATGCCGGGCAAAGATGGTTTGCAGGTGCTGGGCGAACTGAGGACTGTTTCATCGGTCCCTGTGATCATGCTGACGGCCAAGGGAGAAGATACGGACCGTATCGTCGGCCTGGAACTGGGGGCAGACGACTATATGCCCAAGCCATTCAACCCCAGAGAATTATTAGCCAGAATCAAAGCAATCCTGAGACGGTACGAAATTATCGCCTCTGAGAACGGCACCAGACACTCGACCAGACTGATCGAGTGTGGCGGACTCAGCCTGAATACTGCCCGCCAGGTCGTGACAGTCGAAGAAGATGAACTGGAACTGTCCGCCACGGAGTATCGACTGCTCAAGGTCTTCATGAATAACCCGGATACCGCCATGACCCGCGACGAATTGATGAATCTGGTCTGGGACAAGGATTTTTCCGCCTTTGACCGCAGCATTGATGTCCATGTCCACAAGCTTCGTTCCCTGCTCAAGCCGTATGAAGCGCACGCCAGTCGCATCAAAACTGTCTGGGGAACAGGGTATATGTTCCTGGGGGCATCATGA